The DNA sequence TGGCGATTTCCCGGCAGCTCACCGACCTGATGGACGGCCGCATCGGCATGGTCAGCCGCGAAGGCCAGGGCTCGACCTTCTGGTTCGAGCTGCCGCTGGAGGACACACCGTCGGTGGCACTGCCCCCCCACCCGGACGTGCTCGGCCGCAAGGTCCTGATCGTCGAGGACAACCCGACGAACCGCACTCTGCTGGAGCACCAGGTCGAATCCATGGGCCTGCGCCGCGCGAGTGCGGGCGATGCCCTGCAGGCGCTGATGCTGCTGCGCGACGCACAGGCGCATGACGCGCCCTACGATCTGGCCCTGATCGACATGAAGATGCCCGGCCTCAGCGGGCTGGAGCTGGCCCGCGTGGTGCGTGGCGATCCGGAGCTGAAGGCCCTGCCCATGGTGATGCTCACCTCGCTGACCTCGTCCAACGAGGCGCAGGCGGCCAAGGATGCGGGCTTCCACACGACCCTCGACAAGCCGGTGCGACAGACCGATCTGCTGGCGGCGATCCGATCGGCGCTGGCGTCCGAAACCCGACCGGACCAGACCGCGGCGGGTCCCGGGACCGCCCCGGCGCCGGGTGCCGCCACCGGACCGCTGGACGCACACGTGCTGCTCGCGGAAGACAACCCCATCAACCAGCAGGTCGCCATCGCCATGCTGCAGAAGATGGGCTGCACCGTGACGCTGGCACACAACGGTCGGGAAGCCGTCGAGCGGGTGCGGACCGAACGGTTCGACGTGGTCCTGATGGACTGCCAGATGCCGGAAATCGATGGCTTCGAGGCCACCCGCCGCATCCGCGACTGGGAAGGCACGGCCACCCCCCCGACCCCGATCATCGCGCTGACGGCCAACGCCCTGCACGGTGACCGGGAACGCTGCCTGGACGCGGGCATGTCCGATTACCTGAGCAAGCCCTTCTCGGGAGCCAGCCTGCGGGCGATGCTGCAGCGCTGGCTGGCCAGCGCATCGGCAGCCTCTCCCCAGCTCCCGCATGGCGCGCCGACTCCGGCCGCAGCAGTGCATCGGGAAACCGGCATCCCGACCTTCGACAGCCAGGTCCTCGAAGAAGTCCGCGCCCTCGACACCGACGGCAGCCTGGTCCGCCGTCTGCTGGAACTCTTCTACGACGACGGCAACCAGCTGATGCAGGCCATGTGCCACGCACACGCCCAGGGCGACGTGCAAGGCCTGATTTTCTCGGCGCACAAGCTGGCCTCCAGCGGCGCCACGGTCGGTGCGCGGCGCTTCTCGATGCAGACCCGTGCGGTCGAGAATGCCTCCCGGACCAGCGGGCAACTGTGCGACACCCCGACCCTCCAGCGCCTGATGGAAGAATTCGAGCTGGCCACCAGCGAGATCGCCCGCGATACCGGCATCGAGCGGCCACGGCAGGCACAAGCGTCCGCATGAGTCAGCAACGGGTCGGATACCCGCACTGCCGGGCTGCCCGCATACTCGGACTTTCGGCCTGGGGAGGTGGAGGTGGAGGTGGTGTCTGCGGGAAAACGGCTCATCCGGGCCATCGGATTGGCGATGGTCTTCAGCACGGTCGGCGTGGACGCTGCCCAGGCGCAAGACACGGCCGCCCTGCGCAGCATGCATTCCAGCCTGCGCGCACGGCTGGCGTCGAGCCCGTTCCAGCGGCCGCTGGTACTGGAGTCCAGCCTTTCCTCGGGCGACCTGAAGGGCGAGGTCTACGCTGTCATCGACCAGCCGTTCGACGTCGTGGCCTCCGCGCTGCGGAGCGCAGGGGCGTGGTGCGACCTGCTGATCCTCCACCTGAACGTGAAGCACTGCGGCGCAGCCGGGGAGCCACCAGGCCAGACCCTGGGCCTGGCCGTGGGGCGCAAGTTCGACCAGCCGCTGAGCGAGGCCTACGTGGTCCGGTTCGCCTACCGTGTCCCTGTCACCAGCAGCGACTACCTCCGAGTCCAGATGACAGCGGCCTCCGGACCGCTGGGCACCAGCGACTACCGTCTTGCACTGGAAGCGATTCCGCTGGACGCGAAGCACGCCTTCCTCCACATGTCGTACGCTTATTCGTATGGCACGGCCGCGCTGGTGGCGATGGAGATCTACCTCGCGTCCGCTGGCCGTGACAAGGTCGGCTTCAGCGTCACCGGCCAGGGCAGCGATGGTCGGCCGGTCCACATCCATGGGGTGCGCGGTGTGGTGGAGCGCAACACCATGCGCTACTTTCTCGCGATCGAGAGTTACCTCGGCAGCCTGTCAGCGCTCCCCGACGAGCGGGAAGAGAAGCGCCTGCGCGACTGGTTCACCGCCACCGAGCGGCATGCGGAGCAGCTCCACGAGATGGACCGCGGCAAGTATCTCGCCATGAAGCGGCTCGAACTGCAGCGCCAGCACGCAGGCACCCAGCGCTGAGCAAAATCGCTGCGCCAATGCAAAAGGGACTTGGCATGCGCCAAGTCCCTTTGTTGACCAGAGAATCTGGTGGGCCCTGAGTGACTCGAACACTCGACCTACGGATTAAGAGTCCGCTGCTCTACCAACTGAGCTAAGAGCCCGCAATTTGAAATGCGGTGGTGTGACAGTATCTGGTGGTGGGTCCTGAGTGACTCGAACACTCGACCTACGGATTAAGAGTCCGCTGCTCTACCAACTGAGCTAAGAACCCCACTTGCTTAACGCTTATTGCGTCAAGACCGATACTATAACACACTTTTTGGCGCTTGGTGGGTCGTGCGGGACTCGAACCTGCGACCTACGGATTAAAAGTCCGCTGCTCTACCAACTGAGCTAACGACCCGCCGCCCCGTCCTCTTGCATTGCTTCTTCGTTACCGATTCCGCACTGCTTGAAGCCGAGCCATAGATTCTAAACCAATACCCACCAGTCTCGTCAAGACCCCCGGACGAGTTCCATCGCCTGTGCAGCGGCGGCCATGCCGAAACTGGCCGTGACCATCACGCTGGATCCATAGCCGTGGCAATTCAGGCTGCCGTCGACCGCACAGGCATCCTCCTGCGGCGGCAGACGAACCTCCTCCCGCGAAAATACGCAGCGCACGCCCATGCGCCCCGTGCGCGGGGCACCGTCCTTGCGCAATTGCTGGCGCAGCCGCGCCAGCAAGGGATCGTGGGTGACCTCGGCAAGATCAGCCACCTCGATGCGTTCCGGCTTCGACTTGCCACCCGCAGCCCCGGCCATGACCAGCGCCCGCCCCGTCGCGATCGACCAGCGGGCCATCGCGAACTTGGCGGCATTCTGGTCGCAGGCATCGATCACGACATCCACCTCGATCGGCAGCAGCGCCGGCCAGTTCGCGGGCTCGACAAACTCTTCCACCGCGTGCACGACGCAGCCGGGATGGATGTCCGCCACCCGCTCGCGCAAGGCCAGCACCTTGGCAGCCCCCACGGTGGCCCCCACCGCCTGGACCTGGCGGTTGATGTTGGATTCGGCCACATGGTCCAGATCGATCAGCACCAGCGCTGCGACCCCGCAACGCGCCAGCGCCTCCACCGCCCAGGAGCCCACGCCGCCCACACCCACCACCACCACCCGCGCCGCGCGCACCCGGCGGTAGCCCTCGTCACCCCACAGGCGCCGCAGGCCGCCGAAGCGGCGCTCCAGATCGGCGTCCAGCGCCGGCAGTTCCAGCTCGATCGTCGTCGTCATGCAGGACGTTCACTTGATCTGCTTGATGCGTTCCCGCCCGGCCTGTGCGGCCTCGGACTGCGGGTAGTTCGCGATCAGCTCTTCCAGCGTCTTGCGCGCACCCTTCTGGTCCTTGAGCTCGATCTGGCAGTTGGCCAGCGCCAGCAGGGCTTCGGAGGCCCGCGGGTGGTCCGGCGTCGTGGAGACCAGGGTCCGGAAGATGTTCATGGCTTCCTTGACCTCGCCCTTGCCGTAGAGCGCATTGCCCAGCCAGTACTGGACATGGCCGGTGTAGGCGCTCGACGGGAACCGCTTCTGGAACGCAGCCAGCGCCGTCGCCGCATTGGCGAACTCGCCCTTGCGCAGGATGCCGATGGCCTCGTCATAGGCCTTCTTCTCCGGCGCCTCGACGACGGCATCCTTGCCATCGAGCGAGACCCGCTGCGGCTCCAGCCGGCGCATGCGGTCGTCGAGCGCAACCACCGTGTCCTTGTACTTGCGTTGCAGGTCGGCCAGTTCACGGGCCAGGTCCTTGTTGGCCTGCGCCAGCGTTTCGTCCGCGCCACGCAGCTTGGCGATCTCCGTGCGCAGGGTCTCCATCTGCGCGTTGAGATCGAGCAGGCTGCGCTTGAGCACACCGAGCTGCTCGGCCTGGTCCGCAAGCTGTGCGGCCAGGGCCTTGCGTTCGCTGGTCTCGAGCTCCGCCTGCCGCTGCGACTGCTCGAACCGGGTGCGCAGATCGACGACGGCCTTGCGGGCCTCCTCGTCATCGAACAGCCCGGCGCTGGCCGTGACCGGCCAGAGCGCGGACAGGGCCAGCACGGCGGCAGCGGCCAGTGCAGACAGCGTCAGGGGCGGAGCGCGGCGCATCTCAGCGGTCCTTCAGCTCAGCACGGCGGTTCTTGGCCCATGCCGCTTCGTTGCTGCCTGCGACCGCCGGCTTTTCCTTGCCGAAGCTCACGGCTTCCAGCTGCGCATCCGACACGCCCAGCAGCGTCAGCGATTTCAGCACCGCCTCGGCACGGCGCTGGCCCAGCGCGAGGTTGTATTCATGGCCCCCGCGCTCGTCGGTGTGCCCCTCGATCAGGACACGGCGCTTGCGGTCGGCACTCAGGCGCCGCGCGTTGCTCTCCACCACGCTGCGGTACTCGTCCTTGACCACGTAGCTGTCGAAATCGAAGTACACGACACGGCCGCCTGCGTTCGCGGCCGCATCGTTGCGGGTGACGTCAACCGGCGTGACGGTGGACTGTGCGGCCTGGCCGGTGGTGGCGCCGGCATTGGCGTTCGGCGCGACCGTGGGGGCGGTGCCAGCGCCGGCCAGGCGGTTTTCGACGGGCGCCGGCGGCTCGACGCGGGTATTCGACGCACAGCCGGTCAGGACCAGCACGGCGGCACCGAAGGACGCCAGCCACGTGGTGCGGCTGTTGAGGAATGGGCTCATGAATACGCTCCAGAAAGGTGGGATCGAACAGAAAGACAAAAGACAGGACGCCAGACGACTCCCGGCACCAGCGGTCAGCGGCTGTAAGGCCCCCAGACCGGCTCTCTCACATCCGCCTGGGGCGGACTGAGACGGGCCTTGATGAGTCCGTCCAGCGTGGTGGTCATCAGCAGATCACGTCCGCCAGCGCGGCTGGCGTAGATGATGAGCCGACTGTTGGGTGCGAAGCTCGGGCTTTCGTCGTCGTTGGTGTCCGTGAGTGCGGTGACAGTTCCCGAATTGAGGTCCATCAGTTGCAGGCGGAACTGGTTGCCACCGTTGCGGCTGATGTAGGCCATGTAGCGGCCATCGGGACTGAGGGCGGGGCTGATGTTGTAGTTGCCGCTGAAGGTGACCCGTTCGGCGTTGCCGCCGGACGCACCCATGCGGTAGACCTGCGGGCCGCCGCCGCGGTCGCTGACAAAGTAGATCGACCTGCCGTCGGACGACCAGGCCGCCTCGGTGTCGATGCCCGGCGCGGTGGTGAGTCGGCGCAGGTTGTCGCCCTGCCGGCCCATCGCGTAGATCTCGGAGTTGCCGTCCTTGGTGAGCGTCACGGCCAGCTGGGAGCCATCCGGCGAGAACGCTGGCGCGCTGTTCGAGCCACGGAATTCCGCGACAGCGCGCCGGCGACCATTGAGCACATCCTGCACGTACACCACCGGCTTGCCGGTCTCGAACGAGACGTAGGCCAGTTCGTTCCCCTCCGGCGACCAGGCGGGCGAGATGATCGGCTGCGCGCTGCCCAGGGCGGAGCGGGAACCTTCACCGTCCGCATCGGCCACGAACAGCGTGTAGCGACCGGCCCCCTTGGAGACGTAGGCGATGCGGGTCGAGAAGATGCCGCGCTCGCCGGTGAGCTTCTGGTAGATGTCGTCGGCGATGCGGTGGGCCGCCAGACGCAGATCGTCCTTCGGCACGGCCAGCGACTGCGCGATCAGCTCGGTGCCCTTGACCACGTCCCACAGCCGGTAGCGCAGGTCGTAGCGGCCGTCCGCCAGCCGGGTGACCGTGCCGGCGGCCAGCGCATCGGCATTGCGGCTGCGCCATTCGGCGAAGACCGGGCGCGCGTTCTCGTCGAGGTTGTCGGGCGCGGACACCAGTTTGAACAGGCCGCTGCGCTCCAGATCGGCCCGCACGATCTGCGACACCGGGTGCAGCGCCTTGTCCTCGTCCCGGAAGCGCGCGATGGCGACGGGCACCTGCGCCGCACCGATGCCGGAGATCTCGACCCGGAACTGCGCCGCCGCCGGAAAGGCCGTCGCCAGAACCGCACAGCCACCCAAGCCACGTTGCAGGAACAGGCGCCGGTCCATCAACTTGTCGAATCGTCGCATTCAAGCCACATTTTCAGGTAACGGTAGTAAGAAGTCTCGGCATTGTGGACCGCGAGTATGAACCCCATGCGTCCGTCGAGAAATCCTCGTTTCAGAACGTAGGTCCGCACGAAGGCCCAGAAGCCGTGCCCGAGGGCGCTGCCGAGACCACCGCGGCGACCGCGGGCGTGGAGGTCGGCGGCGCGTCCGCTGGAGTAGCGGTTCATCTTGTCGTTGGCGACCGTCAGCGTCGGCATGCTCTCGTGGAGCAGGTGTCCCGGCAGCGGCCGCGTCGGCAGGTCACACAGGAGCCGCTCGTGCACGAGGTCGTCGCTGAAGCGCGCCGTGCCGCGCGGAAACAGCCGCAGCACCGGATCCGGAGACCAGCCGCTGTGGCGCATCCACTGCCCGCAGAACGAGGACAGCCGCGACAGCGTGTAGCTGCAGCCCGGCGCGCCCGGCGCCTCGACCACGGCCCGCACCTGCGCTGCCAGCGTGTCGTCCAGCCATTCGTCGGCGTCCAGACTCAGCACCCAGTCGCCACGGGCCAGCGCCAGCGCGCGGTTCTTCTGCGCGCCGAATCCGGGCCAGTCGGTCGTGCGGGTCACCCGGGCGCCCAGCGCTTCGGCCAGTTCAGGCGTGCCGTCGGTGCTGCCACTGTCCACGACGATGCACTCGTCGGCGAACGACACCGACTCCAGGCAGCGCCGCAGCCGCAGCGCTTCGTTGCGTGTGATGACGATCACTGACAAGCGCGGCGCAATCGTCAGAGGCATGTCAAGTTCAGGGCAGACAGGAGCAGTGGGCGCACAGGGACGGTCGGAACGGTCGGGACCCGGGGATTGTAGGCAACAACCCGCCTGCGCTGATAATCGCGCCTCCGCGGCGACCCCGCTCTTCAGAATCGCCTTCGCCCGCTCCGATGAAAGCCCTGCTCCAGCGCCTGCGCCGCATCTGGCCGTATTTCTCCCCGAGCCGCATGGGCTTCATCGTCTCCGCGGTCTGCACCGTGATCGTCGCCGCCACCGAGCCGATGGTGCCCAGCCTGATGCAGCACCTGCTGGATGCCGGCTTCAAGCAGGGGGCCGCCGGCATCCCGCTGTGGCAGGTGCCCGTGGCGATCATCGGCCTGTTCGCGGTCCGCGGGGCTGCGGGCTACGTCGGCCAGTACACCCTCGCCTGGGTCGCCTACCGCGGCACGCAGGCCATGCGCGAGGCCTTGTTCCGCCGCCTGATGGACGCCCATCCGCAGCTCTACGCCACCCACTCCACCAGCACGCTGACCAACATCGTCGCGCACGAGGTGCAGTCCGGCGCGCTGCAGCTGTCCACCTCGGGCCTGACGCTGCTGCGCGACCTGCTGACGCTGGCGGCGCTGCTGGGCTACCTGCTGTGGATGAACTGGCAGCTCACGCTGTTCGTGGCGGTGCTGTTCCCGGCGGTGGCCTTCGTGATGCGCACGCTCAGCCGCCGCCTGCACCGCCTGACGCTGCAGGGCCAGCAGGCCACGGACGAACTCGCCTACACGGTGGAGGAAAACGTCCAGGCCTGGCGCGTGGTCCGCATGCACGGCGCGCAGCAGCACCAGACCGCGCGCTTCCTGTCGATGAGCGAGGACATGCGCCACATCGCAATGAAGTCGGTCGCCGCCGCAGCCACGATGACGCCGCTGACCCAGGTGCTCTCGGCCATCGCGCTGTCGGCCGTGATCGTCACCGCGCTGTGGCAGAGCGGGCAGGACGGCCAGACCGTCGGCGGCTTCGTCGGCTTCGTGATGGCGATGCTGATGCTGGTCGCACCCATCAAGCGCCTCTCGGAAGTCGCGGTGCCCATCACGCGCGGACTCGCCTCGCTGGAGCGCGGCATGACCATGATCGACGAGGCTCCCGTCGAGCGCGACGGCCCCTTCGATCCGGGCCGCGCCCTCGGCGACATCACCTTCGAGCACGTCACCGTGACCTACGGCGAGCAGAACACCCCGGCCTTGCAGGACATCGACCTGCACATCCCCGCCGGCCAGGTGGTCGCGCTGGTCGGGCCCTCGGGCGCCGGCAAGACCACGCTGATCAACCTGCTCGCCCGCTTCGTCGAGCCCACCGCCGGCACCATCTGCATCGACAACACGCCGCTGGCCGACTGGCGCGTCACCGCGCTGCGCCAGCAGTTCGCGCTGGTCAGCCAGGACGTCGTGCTGTTCAACGACAGCGTGGCCGCCAACGTGGCGCTCGGCCAGACCGTGGACCGCGTGCGGGTCGAGGCTGCGCTGCGCGCCGCCAACCTGCACGACTTCGCCGCCGCGCTGCCCGACGGCATCGACACCCGCATCGGCCACAACGGCCAGCGCCTGTCCGGCGGCCAGCGCCAGCGGCTGGCCATCGCACGGGCGATCTACAAGGACGCGCCGATCCTGATCCTCGACGAGGCCACCTCGGCGCTGGACTCGGAATCCGAGCGCCTGGTGCAGTCCGCGCTGGAGCGGCTGATGGTCGGACGCACGGCCATCGTCATCGCGCACCGGCTGTCCACCATCGAACGCGCCAACCGGGTCGTGGTGCTGGAAGGCGGGCGCATCGTCGAGCAGGGCACCCAGGCAGAACTGCTGGCGCAAGGCGGCCTGTTCGCCCGGCTGCACGCCCTTCAGTTCCAGACCTGAAATCCGCTGCTTTCAGCCCCGACAATCACGGGATCGACCGGAGACCGCTTTCATGACGACCGCACCCATCAGCCGCTACCCTGTGCCCGACCTGAACACGCTGCCCGAGGACCTGCGCACCCGCATCCTCGGCGTGCAGGAGAAGGCCGGCTTCGTGCCGAACGTGTTCCTGACGCTGGCGCACCGGCCCGACGAATGCCGCGCCTTCTTCGACTACCACGACGCGCTGATGCTGCGCCCGTCCGGGCTGACCAAGGGCGAGAAGGAGATGATCGTCGTCGCCACCTCGGGCGCGAACGGCTGCCTCTACTGCGTGGTCGCACACGGCGCCATCCTGCGCATCTATGAAAAGAACCCGCTGATCGCCGACCAGGTCGCCGTCAACCACCGCAAGGCCGACCTGACACCGCGCCAGAAGGCCATGCTCGACTTCGCGCTCAAGGTCTGCCTGGACTCGGCCGCCATCGACGAGGCCGACGTCGCCGCGCTGCACGCCCACGGCTTCAGCGACGAGGACATCTGGGACATCGGCGGCATCACGGCCTTCTTCGGCCTGTCCAACCGCATGGCCAACCTGATCGGCATGCGGCCCAACGACGAGTTCTTCCTGATGGGCCGCCAGCCCCGCCCGCCGCGCGCATGAGTTCCACCGCCCCGCGCGCCGTCATCAGCGGCTTCACCTTCCTGCGCAACGGCGTGAAGCTGGGCTTCCCGTTCGAGGCCTCGATCCGCTCGATCCTGCCGCTGGTGGACGAGTTCGTCATCGCGCTCGGGGCGGGCGAAGACGACACGGTCGCGCGCATCCACGCGCTCGCCGCCACCGAGCCGAAGCTCCGCATCCTCGACACGCTGTGGAACGAGCGCATGGCCGAGCGCGGCTTCGTCTATGCCCAGCAGAAGATGATCGCGCAGTACGCCTGCACCGGCGACTGGGCCTTCTACCTCGAAGGCGACGAGGTGCTGCACGAGGGCGAACTCGCGGCGATCCGCGCGTCGGTCGACCGCCACCACGGCAATCCTCAGGTCGAGGCGCTGGTCTTCGACTACCTGCACTTCTACGGCTCGCCGCAGTGGCTGGCCGTGAGCCCGGCCTGGTACCGGCGCGAATGCCGCTTGATCCGCAACACGATCCGCTCCTATGCGCCGGACGGCCAGTTCTGGGTCGTGATGGACAAGCACCGCCAGGGCCGCCACCCGAAAGCTGCGCTAGCCAACGCCCACATCTACCACTACGGCCACGTGCGCCGGCTCGACTACATGCAGGCCAAGATGGACCAGGTCAGCAAATACTGGTCGCACCAGCCGCCGAAGATGCGCTACTCGATCGACCCGCAGGCGCTGCGCCCCTTTGACGGCACGCACCCTGCCTGCATGGCCGACTGGCTGGCCCACGACGCCGAACCCGCGTTCACGCCCGACCCGAACCACCCGCTGACCCGCCGCGAGCGCAAGCACCGCCACGCGATGCGGCTGGAACGCTGGTTCGGCTGGGACCTGAGCCACAAGCACTACACGCTCGTGGCCTGAGCCGCGCCGCCAAGGAAGGACACGCCCCCACCATGACCCGCCGCTACACCATCGTCATCCCGGTGCTCAACCAGTTGCGCTACACCGCGATGTGCGTCGAGAGCCTGCTCGCCCAGAGCGTCACGCCCGGCGACATCCTCGTCATCGACAACGCCAGCACCGACGAGACCCCGCAGTGGCTGGCCCGGCACCCCGAACTGGCGCAGCAGCGCAACCGCGTCAACCTCGGCTGCGGCGGCGCGTGGACACAGGGCGCGCTGCTGGCCGGCGACGCCGAGTGGGTCGTGCTGCTCAACAACGACGTGCTGGCCGGGCCGCGGGCGATCGACGCGATGCTCGACGCGGCGGAACAGCACGGTCTGAAGGTCGTCAGCCCCGCGCTGCTCGAAGGCGCAGAAGACTACGGTTACGCGCAGTTCGCGCCAGAATACCTCGTGAAGATGGCGGGAACGGTGCGCCGCGGCTGGTTCCACGGCGTGTGCTTCGCGGTGCACCGCAGCGTGTTCGAGGCGATCGGCTTCCCCGACACGGACCGCAAGCTGGGCGGGCACGAGGACATGGAATACCTCGTGCGCTGCTCACGCGCGGGCATCCCGGTCGGCACGGTGGGCGACGCGGTGTTCCACCACTTCGGCTCGATCACGCAGAAGGCCATGAAGAAGGAAACCGGGGCCAAGGCGCTCGGTGACCGGCACTATTTCTACAGCCGCCTCGGCATGGGCTGGCTGGCGCGCAAGCGTTTCAAGCTGCAGCGCGAGCGGCAGCGCGACCAGTGGTCCGCCGAGGAGACAAAGCGCACCGGCCACAGCCTGCACATGTTGCGCGAGAACGGAGCCTGGAAACATGTCTGAACTGTCTGCTTCGCTGGACGCCCCCTTCATCCACCCGCTGGCCGACGTGCAGAGCCCGCACATCGGCGCCGGCACGCGGGTCTGGCAGTTCGTCGTCGTGCTGGCCGGCGCGCGCATCGGTCGCGGCGGCAATGTCTGCTCGCACTGCTTCATCGAGAACGACGTGCGCATCGGCGACCGGGTGACCGTGAAAAGCGGCGTGCAGCTCTGGGACGGCCTGACCGTCGAGGACGACGTGTTCATCGGCCCGAACGTGACCTTTTCGAACGACCGCCATCCGCGCAGCGGCCACCGCGACTTCGTCCGGGAAGACACCGTCATCGAACGCGGTGCCTCGATCGGTGCCGGGGCGGTGATCCTGCCGGGCGTGCGCATCGGTGCGGGCGCGATGGTGGGCGCGGGGGCGGTGGTGACCCGCGACGTGCGGGCCGGCCTCACCGTGGTCGGCAACCCGGCCCGCACCCTGCCCTGCTCGCCTCAGCCTGAAGGAACCTGAACATGAGTACGCCCCTGGAGCGCTGCCACCTCGTCGATCTGCCGAAGATCTCCGACCCGCGCGGCAACCTGACCTTCATAGAGGGCGGGCGCCACATTCCCTTCGACATCCAGCGCGTCTACTACCTCTACGACGTGCCAGGCGGCTCCGAACGCGGCGGTCATGCCCACAAGGGCCTGCACCAGCTCATCGTCGCCATGTCAGGCAGCTTCGACGTGATCCTCGACGACGGCACCGCCAAGCGCCGCTTCCACCTCAATCGCTCCTACTACGGGCTCTACGTCTGCCCGATGATCTGGCGAGAGCTGGACAACTTCTCGTCCGGCTCGGTCTGCATGGTGCTGGCGTCCAACCGCTACGACGAGGACGACTATTACCGCGACTACGACCAGTTCCTCGCCGCCGCCCTGCCCGCTCCACGCTCCCAGCCATGATCGACTTCCTCAACCTCAAGCGCGTCAACGCGCCCCATGAAGCCGCGCTGCAGGCCGCCGCCGCCCGCGTGATCGCCTCCGGTTGGTACGTGCTTGGCCAGGAATGCGACCACTTCGAGGTCGAGTTCGCTGCGTGGTGCGGCGTGCGCCACGCCATCGGCGTCGCCAACGGGCTGGACGCGCTGCACCTGATCCTGCGCGCGATGGAAATCGGCCCAGGCGACGAAGTGATCGTGCCGTCGAACACCTTCATCGCCACCTGGCTGGCGGTGAGCCAGGTGGGCGCGGTGCCCGTGCCGGTCGAGCCACGCCCTGACACCGCCAACCTGAACCCCGAGCTGGTCGAAGCTGCGATCACACCGCGCACCCGGGCAATCCTGCCGGTCCACCTCTACGGCCAGACCGCCGAGATGGCCGCGCTGCGCGTCATCGCCGACCGCCACGGCCTGAAGCTGATCGAGGACGCGGCGCAGGCCCACGGTGCGCGTCACCACGGCGTGCGCGCTGGTGCGCTGGGCGACGCGGCCGGGTTCAGTTTCTACCCCGGCAAGAACCTCGGCGCGCTCGGCGACGGTGGCGCGGTGACGACGAACGACGACGCGCTGGCGGCCAGGCTGCGCCAGTTGCGCAATTACGGCTCATCCCGCAAGTACCACCACGAGACCATCGGCGTGAACTCGCGCCTGGACGAACTCCAGGCGGCGATGCTGCGCGTCAAGCTGCCCGCGATGGACACGGAAAACGCCGTGCGCCACCGCCTCGCGCAGCGCTACCTCGCCGGGCTGGCGGACGTGAACGTCGGCCTGCCGCGCACGGTCGAGGGATGCGAGCCGGTGTGGCACCTGTTCGTCGTGCGGGTGGCCGAGCGCGCACGCGTGCAGGCCGCACTGGCCGAGCGCGGCATCACGACGCTGGTCCACTACCCCATCGCCTGCCACGAACAGCAGGCCTATGCCGACCGCCACTGGCCGGCGCTGCCCATTGCCAGCGCGCTACAGCACCAGGTGCTGAGCCTGCCGATCAGCCCGGTGCACACCGAGGCCGAGGTTGACACCGTCG is a window from the Sphaerotilus montanus genome containing:
- a CDS encoding DegT/DnrJ/EryC1/StrS family aminotransferase gives rise to the protein MIDFLNLKRVNAPHEAALQAAAARVIASGWYVLGQECDHFEVEFAAWCGVRHAIGVANGLDALHLILRAMEIGPGDEVIVPSNTFIATWLAVSQVGAVPVPVEPRPDTANLNPELVEAAITPRTRAILPVHLYGQTAEMAALRVIADRHGLKLIEDAAQAHGARHHGVRAGALGDAAGFSFYPGKNLGALGDGGAVTTNDDALAARLRQLRNYGSSRKYHHETIGVNSRLDELQAAMLRVKLPAMDTENAVRHRLAQRYLAGLADVNVGLPRTVEGCEPVWHLFVVRVAERARVQAALAERGITTLVHYPIACHEQQAYADRHWPALPIASALQHQVLSLPISPVHTEAEVDTVVAALTDIVGRRS